A single genomic interval of Spirosoma taeanense harbors:
- a CDS encoding M12 family metallo-peptidase → MPFIRRWFLLLILLSAALSVQAQQKNYLQQLLDIARKTAQPQTFPLFNPSNTASYNPSLFKTGKLPVQLSVVTASLNRIATEKPELLVIAIPAGPETIELELVPVELFMPNTKLLLGTPTGTIEAPLRRGVYYQGFIKNKPNSLVSLSIIDGELAGFVSDETGNRILSRLKQSPNSYLFYPDNSVANQKSFVCSTKDPGTALRGQDVRVANNVSCQVVSIYFEADYQMYLDNGSSVSTTTNFIMGVFNQVATIYNKENIAIRVAGIKIWTATDPYISATTTSEALSLFLSYQNANPPAVTSQLSHLLSTRGLGGGIAYVDVLCSPSVKYGVSANLSTSYADFPNYSWEVYVISHELGHNFGSPHTQSCSWAGGALDNCYPTEGGCPLGPAPVNGGTIMSYCHLTSYGVNLANGFGIQPGNLIRNRTASASCVPSAAGPPTSLAVKNIRATSVMVYWVSNSGSTSFTLQYRLTSSNTWITVGPFLGPQRIITDLSPNTAYVWRVTGECSSEYSAESAFTTGQPVYCTPLYTNNGCNFAIGLNSVTLNGVAMTTNSGCSPSYFTDYPTPVVNVSKAASNTFTVGFLGYNNPQHIAIWIDFNDNYEYEPSELVYATAQQYQTPVTSSFTIPESAPGGVTRRMRIRNQYYNPVTDPCATLGYGETEDYRVFIESNCGDQPVTPPLASSTTICSGTTAALSASGCTGGTIRWYDAATGGTVLATTSAWVTPALTASTTYYVSCTQGECESTRTTVTVTVRANPAAPIITASADSLACQAQSVTLVVTNCSGSVAWLPSGSGSSLVVNPTVPTTYTAICTTDGCSSSQSITVAPVATMFSLQSGNWNNPAVWSCNRVPNATDRLTIRSGHAVTLPASYSGSARSIALFGILRYQLNAKLLLGQ, encoded by the coding sequence ATGCCTTTCATTCGACGCTGGTTTTTGCTGCTGATCCTGCTCAGCGCTGCATTGTCGGTACAGGCGCAGCAAAAAAATTACCTGCAGCAACTCCTGGACATCGCCAGAAAAACAGCGCAACCCCAGACGTTTCCGCTTTTCAACCCCTCGAACACAGCCAGTTATAACCCCAGCCTGTTTAAAACCGGAAAGCTGCCGGTTCAGCTTTCGGTCGTTACGGCTTCGCTGAACCGGATTGCAACCGAAAAGCCGGAATTGCTCGTGATCGCTATTCCGGCTGGCCCGGAAACGATTGAACTGGAGCTTGTTCCGGTCGAACTGTTCATGCCAAACACCAAATTGCTGCTGGGCACCCCCACCGGAACCATTGAAGCACCCTTGCGCCGGGGTGTGTACTACCAGGGATTTATTAAAAACAAACCCAACTCACTGGTTTCGCTCAGCATTATTGACGGTGAACTAGCGGGCTTCGTTTCCGACGAAACCGGGAATCGCATCCTGAGCCGGCTGAAGCAAAGTCCGAATAGCTATCTTTTTTATCCGGACAACAGCGTAGCCAATCAGAAATCATTCGTCTGCTCAACGAAGGACCCAGGCACTGCGCTGCGGGGTCAGGATGTCCGAGTCGCGAATAACGTAAGCTGTCAGGTAGTGAGTATTTATTTCGAAGCTGACTACCAGATGTATCTGGACAACGGCTCCAGCGTCAGCACGACGACCAACTTCATCATGGGCGTGTTCAACCAGGTTGCCACGATATACAATAAGGAAAACATTGCCATCCGGGTAGCCGGGATTAAAATATGGACGGCAACCGATCCATACATCAGCGCCACAACGACCAGCGAAGCCTTGTCCCTGTTCCTGAGTTATCAGAATGCCAATCCTCCGGCGGTGACCAGTCAGTTATCGCATTTACTTTCGACCAGAGGACTGGGCGGTGGCATCGCTTACGTGGATGTGTTATGCTCTCCTTCGGTCAAGTACGGCGTTAGCGCCAATCTGAGCACGTCCTACGCCGACTTTCCAAATTATTCTTGGGAAGTCTACGTAATTTCCCACGAACTGGGGCATAATTTCGGGTCGCCCCATACGCAAAGCTGCTCCTGGGCGGGCGGGGCACTGGATAACTGCTATCCAACGGAAGGCGGTTGTCCGCTGGGTCCGGCGCCTGTCAACGGAGGAACAATCATGAGTTACTGCCATTTGACGAGTTATGGGGTTAATCTGGCCAATGGCTTTGGCATTCAGCCGGGCAACCTGATCCGGAACCGGACGGCCTCAGCGAGTTGTGTGCCATCGGCGGCTGGTCCACCAACCAGTCTGGCCGTTAAAAACATCCGGGCAACTTCCGTAATGGTATATTGGGTATCCAACTCGGGCAGCACGAGTTTTACCCTCCAGTACCGGCTAACCAGTTCCAATACGTGGATAACGGTAGGTCCTTTTCTGGGTCCGCAACGTATCATTACAGATCTTTCCCCCAATACAGCCTACGTATGGCGGGTTACGGGTGAATGTTCGAGCGAGTACTCCGCCGAGTCGGCCTTCACGACCGGCCAACCGGTATATTGCACCCCGCTGTACACCAACAATGGCTGCAACTTCGCGATAGGGCTAAACTCGGTTACGTTGAACGGCGTTGCCATGACGACCAACTCGGGTTGCTCCCCCAGTTATTTCACGGATTATCCTACGCCGGTTGTCAACGTGTCCAAAGCGGCCTCGAATACCTTTACGGTTGGCTTTCTGGGTTACAATAACCCCCAGCATATAGCTATCTGGATTGATTTCAACGACAATTATGAGTATGAGCCATCAGAACTGGTATATGCAACCGCCCAGCAATACCAGACACCCGTAACGAGTAGCTTTACGATTCCTGAGTCAGCGCCCGGTGGTGTCACCCGGCGCATGCGTATCCGGAATCAGTATTACAATCCAGTAACTGACCCCTGCGCTACGCTGGGTTACGGTGAAACAGAAGATTACAGGGTGTTTATTGAGTCGAACTGCGGGGATCAGCCCGTTACTCCTCCGCTGGCCAGCAGCACGACCATTTGCAGCGGTACGACGGCCGCCCTGAGTGCATCGGGCTGCACAGGCGGTACCATCAGGTGGTATGACGCAGCGACTGGCGGCACCGTGCTGGCAACAACCAGCGCCTGGGTTACGCCCGCGCTCACGGCCTCCACAACTTATTACGTCTCCTGCACACAGGGCGAATGCGAGAGTACGCGGACCACAGTTACTGTAACCGTAAGGGCAAACCCGGCCGCGCCGATTATTACAGCCTCGGCCGATAGCCTTGCCTGTCAGGCGCAAAGCGTTACGTTGGTCGTTACGAACTGCAGTGGCAGCGTAGCCTGGCTGCCGAGCGGCTCAGGCAGTTCGTTGGTCGTCAATCCGACCGTGCCAACAACCTACACGGCAATCTGCACAACCGACGGGTGCAGCAGCAGTCAGTCCATAACCGTTGCGCCCGTAGCGACCATGTTTTCGCTGCAAAGCGGCAACTGGAACAACCCGGCCGTCTGGTCCTGCAACCGGGTGCCAAACGCCACCGACAGGCTGACGATTCGATCCGGGCATGCGGTTACGCTACCCGCCAGCTACTCAGGATCCGCCAGGTCAATCGCCTTGTTTGGCATACTCCGCTATCAGCTCAATGCAAAACTACTGCTTGGTCAGTAA
- a CDS encoding S9 family peptidase codes for MMNSRFLLLALLTLGGFSSLAQTSVKKRPLTPRDIYRLQTISDLQVSPDGKWVAYGLSTVDSTKDKRNTDIWMVSWNGQESVQLTNTPEGESKPRFSPDGKYLSFVSARQGATKGQIWLMDRRGGEARKLTDLKNDLEDYVWSPDGKKIAMVLRDVDYADSAKTKVRKPYVLDRYHFKADVRGYLENSPVHLYVFDVTTKKLDTLTTGIYDETSPVWSPDGSQIAFVSNRTQEPDRNQNTDIYVIDARKGAAFKQLTTWTGSDNSPAWSPDGKTIAYLRSTASGNFLMYDQPVLAVISREGGEPALLSKTLDRPVRNPHWTKDGQAIGVLIQDDRQAYVGQYTVATGKLTKLTSGNRAFSDLEAVSANNWATLMSDPQTPPELYAVENGITRRLTHVHDAFLAPLELAQVEGFTSRSKDGAQVSNILYRPANAPANKKLPTILYIHGGPVSQDEFSFDLTRQLLAAGGYAVVAVNYRGSNGRGIEHTKAIYADWGNKEVLDILGATDYVVEKGIADPERLGIGGWSYGGILTNYTIATDTRFKAAASGAGSSLQLSMYGIDQYTNQYENELGAPWKNTDKWLKLSYPFLKADRIKTPTIFMAGEKDFNVPSAGSEQMFQALRSLGIPTQLIIYPGQFHGITVPSYQKDRADRYLQWFDKYLKPKTT; via the coding sequence ATGATGAACAGCCGTTTTCTTCTGCTGGCTCTGCTCACGCTTGGCGGTTTCAGCAGTCTGGCGCAAACGTCAGTCAAGAAACGCCCCCTGACGCCCAGGGATATTTATCGCCTGCAGACCATCAGCGACCTGCAGGTTTCGCCCGACGGGAAATGGGTTGCTTATGGCTTGTCGACCGTCGACTCGACAAAGGACAAACGAAATACGGACATCTGGATGGTGAGCTGGAACGGCCAGGAATCTGTGCAGTTAACTAACACGCCCGAGGGAGAATCCAAACCCCGCTTCAGTCCGGATGGTAAATACCTGTCGTTCGTCTCGGCCCGGCAGGGCGCCACAAAAGGCCAGATCTGGCTGATGGACCGCCGGGGCGGTGAAGCCCGCAAACTGACTGATCTGAAAAACGATCTGGAAGATTACGTCTGGTCGCCGGATGGTAAAAAAATCGCCATGGTTCTGCGGGACGTTGATTACGCCGACTCGGCCAAGACAAAGGTGCGCAAGCCGTACGTGCTGGATCGTTACCATTTCAAAGCCGACGTTCGGGGCTATCTGGAAAACAGCCCGGTGCATCTGTACGTCTTTGACGTAACGACTAAAAAGCTCGACACGCTAACCACTGGTATCTACGACGAAACCTCACCGGTCTGGTCGCCGGATGGGTCGCAGATTGCCTTTGTCAGCAACCGGACGCAGGAGCCCGACCGGAATCAGAATACCGATATTTACGTGATCGACGCCCGGAAAGGGGCAGCCTTCAAGCAGTTAACCACCTGGACGGGCTCGGACAATAGTCCCGCCTGGAGTCCCGACGGCAAGACGATCGCGTATCTGCGCTCGACGGCATCAGGCAATTTCCTGATGTATGACCAGCCCGTGCTGGCAGTTATCAGCCGCGAAGGGGGCGAACCAGCCTTGCTCTCCAAAACGCTGGACCGGCCCGTTCGCAATCCCCACTGGACAAAGGATGGACAGGCCATTGGCGTTCTGATCCAGGACGACCGGCAGGCCTACGTAGGTCAATACACGGTTGCCACCGGCAAACTAACGAAGCTGACGAGCGGCAATCGGGCGTTCAGCGATCTGGAGGCTGTTTCGGCCAATAACTGGGCTACCCTGATGAGCGATCCGCAGACGCCCCCGGAACTGTACGCGGTCGAAAACGGAATAACCCGCCGGCTAACGCACGTACACGATGCGTTTCTGGCTCCGCTCGAACTGGCCCAGGTTGAGGGCTTCACTTCACGCAGCAAAGACGGGGCGCAGGTGTCGAATATCCTGTATCGGCCCGCCAATGCACCGGCCAACAAAAAACTGCCGACTATTCTCTATATTCATGGCGGACCCGTTTCACAGGATGAATTTTCGTTTGATCTGACCCGGCAGCTTCTGGCGGCTGGCGGCTATGCCGTCGTTGCGGTCAACTACCGCGGCAGTAACGGTCGGGGAATCGAGCATACCAAAGCTATTTACGCGGACTGGGGTAACAAAGAAGTGCTGGACATTCTGGGCGCAACCGATTACGTAGTCGAGAAAGGTATTGCTGATCCGGAGCGGCTGGGCATTGGAGGCTGGAGTTATGGCGGTATCCTGACCAACTACACCATCGCCACCGATACGCGATTTAAGGCCGCGGCCAGCGGAGCCGGCAGCTCGCTGCAACTATCCATGTACGGTATTGATCAGTACACAAACCAGTACGAAAACGAACTGGGCGCTCCCTGGAAAAACACCGATAAGTGGCTGAAACTGTCTTATCCGTTCCTGAAAGCTGATCGCATCAAAACGCCCACGATCTTTATGGCGGGCGAAAAAGATTTCAACGTACCGTCGGCGGGTAGCGAGCAGATGTTTCAGGCCTTACGTTCGCTGGGTATTCCAACCCAGTTGATTATTTATCCGGGGCAGTTTCACGGTATTACGGTACCCAGTTACCAGAAAGACCGCGCCGATCGCTATCTGCAATGGTTTGATAAATATCTCAAGCCAAAGACAACCTGA
- a CDS encoding tRNA-binding protein yields MPAEPITWSDFEKVEIRTGTVIAVEPFPQARKPAYKLTVDFGDSGIKRTSAQLTKLYEPAELIGKQLVAVVNFPPKQIATFMSECLVLGAVADDGTVTLLQTERPTQNGLRIA; encoded by the coding sequence ATGCCAGCAGAACCTATCACCTGGAGCGATTTTGAGAAAGTTGAGATTCGGACTGGTACGGTCATAGCCGTTGAGCCATTCCCGCAGGCCCGTAAACCAGCCTATAAACTGACGGTAGACTTCGGCGATTCAGGTATAAAACGCACATCGGCCCAATTGACCAAACTGTATGAGCCCGCCGAGCTGATCGGGAAGCAGCTGGTGGCAGTCGTTAATTTTCCACCTAAACAGATCGCTACGTTCATGAGTGAATGCCTGGTGCTGGGCGCTGTGGCCGATGATGGTACCGTCACGCTTCTCCAGACCGAGCGCCCAACGCAGAACGGACTGCGTATCGCATAA
- a CDS encoding Hint domain-containing protein, with the protein MKHNLLSLFFFFACAITTQLLSQRVWAQTASAGMTLDQLKAVKAIKIANLDKDTYFKSGGFILDRYEERPAYVFTYSDGITRKIYLYKIFTAADTKDLGLLAIYQNGKTGEVKPFVIPGASAERGAWDAYIDDLKYVGEKEPGLMSTLTFVLSREMAGLLAGGSAKTDDGGAKKKEEYNFCFAADAPVTLADGSAKKISDIAVNDVVMGYNVATKITAPTHVTRIDTHQGTFNLTGVWLAPVSEIVAQTEVGMSPAVLLEATANHPVLTATGRKALGDVTAGEVLYRNEAGKPVAYRVVRVEKQTKTVSTVYNLATEAGAYLVGETVVLDK; encoded by the coding sequence ATGAAACACAATCTGCTTTCTCTCTTCTTTTTCTTTGCCTGCGCGATCACAACCCAACTTCTAAGCCAACGTGTCTGGGCACAAACCGCGTCGGCGGGTATGACGCTCGATCAGCTCAAGGCCGTCAAAGCCATTAAAATTGCTAACCTGGATAAGGACACGTACTTCAAATCGGGCGGGTTTATCCTGGATCGGTATGAAGAGCGGCCGGCTTACGTATTTACCTACAGCGATGGTATCACGCGTAAGATTTATCTCTACAAGATTTTCACCGCTGCCGATACCAAAGATCTCGGTCTGCTGGCCATCTACCAGAATGGAAAAACCGGCGAGGTAAAACCGTTTGTCATTCCCGGTGCAAGCGCCGAACGGGGTGCCTGGGATGCCTACATCGACGACCTGAAGTACGTTGGCGAGAAAGAGCCTGGCCTGATGTCGACGCTCACCTTCGTCCTGTCACGCGAGATGGCCGGACTCCTGGCGGGTGGCAGCGCTAAAACAGACGACGGTGGCGCGAAAAAGAAAGAGGAATATAACTTCTGCTTCGCAGCCGACGCACCCGTAACGCTGGCTGATGGCTCTGCCAAAAAAATCAGCGATATAGCCGTTAATGATGTCGTGATGGGCTATAATGTTGCCACAAAAATTACGGCTCCAACGCACGTAACGCGCATTGATACGCATCAGGGTACGTTCAATCTGACGGGTGTCTGGCTGGCCCCGGTTAGCGAAATAGTGGCTCAGACCGAAGTCGGCATGTCTCCGGCTGTCCTGCTCGAAGCGACGGCCAATCACCCGGTTCTGACCGCAACGGGCCGTAAAGCCCTGGGCGACGTTACGGCCGGTGAAGTGCTCTACCGGAATGAAGCTGGAAAACCAGTTGCTTACCGCGTAGTTCGGGTTGAAAAGCAGACCAAAACAGTTTCGACCGTATATAATCTTGCCACGGAAGCCGGTGCGTATCTGGTCGGCGAGACGGTGGTACTCGATAAATAA
- a CDS encoding flavin monoamine oxidase family protein translates to MTRRDFINSTSASYASLLAWGMLPSAPASAMNLPANGRTSEGKGRKVVILGAGLAGMATAYELGKLGYDCTVLEARSRSGGRVWTIRGGTKETEMNGGTDQTCRFEDGLYFNGGAARIPHHHQLTLQYCRELNVPLEIFNGNNEAAYLYNDGGTGDFANRRLRIKEYHNDMRGYTSELLAKALDQSALDQQLTKEDIEKLVDFLKNEGDLNTNHLYKGTNRRGYKAKNEPGAGTAPGEVTDPYGLTDLLRSGFMQPVFYNVGDYIYEQQTTLMQPVGGMDAIPRAFEKKLTGKILFNAPVTELRKTENGVRVVYQKGGKPQELTAEFCVCTLPLPMLKNLESDLSGTVKRAADFVPYIKTGKIGLQFKRRFWEEDDWIYGGISRTNMDINQIWYPSFGFQGKKGVLIGYYNFYSRAEAIGAMPVAEREKLALTQGSKIHPQYPSEFENSFSLAWHRVPYSGGGWATYDDATRRKYYPALLEPDDNIYFAGEHTTYLTAWMAGALTSARRAVEAIHARVGEYTKK, encoded by the coding sequence ATGACGAGACGGGATTTCATTAATTCAACAAGTGCCAGTTACGCCAGCTTATTGGCGTGGGGAATGCTGCCGTCGGCTCCGGCCTCGGCTATGAATTTACCGGCTAATGGTCGTACCAGCGAAGGAAAAGGCCGGAAAGTAGTGATCTTAGGCGCTGGTCTGGCCGGGATGGCTACGGCTTATGAACTTGGAAAGCTAGGCTACGACTGTACGGTGCTGGAAGCGCGGTCGCGGTCGGGTGGCCGCGTCTGGACAATCCGGGGCGGTACGAAAGAAACTGAGATGAACGGTGGAACTGATCAGACCTGCCGATTTGAAGACGGCTTATACTTCAACGGGGGAGCCGCTCGTATTCCGCATCACCACCAGTTAACCCTTCAGTATTGCCGGGAACTCAACGTACCGCTGGAGATTTTCAACGGCAACAACGAAGCCGCTTATTTATATAACGACGGCGGTACGGGCGATTTTGCCAACCGGCGGCTGCGCATTAAAGAATATCATAACGATATGCGCGGCTATACGTCCGAACTGCTCGCCAAGGCTCTCGATCAGTCGGCTTTAGACCAGCAGCTAACAAAAGAAGACATTGAAAAGCTGGTCGATTTTCTGAAGAACGAAGGCGACCTGAATACCAATCATCTGTACAAGGGCACTAACCGGCGCGGCTACAAAGCAAAAAACGAACCCGGCGCCGGAACTGCTCCGGGCGAAGTAACCGATCCGTATGGCCTGACCGATCTGCTACGTTCAGGGTTTATGCAGCCGGTATTTTATAACGTCGGCGATTACATCTATGAGCAGCAGACAACGCTCATGCAGCCTGTCGGCGGCATGGACGCCATTCCGAGGGCGTTTGAAAAAAAACTAACGGGTAAAATTCTGTTCAACGCCCCTGTAACGGAACTTCGTAAAACCGAAAATGGCGTTCGGGTCGTCTATCAGAAAGGAGGCAAACCGCAGGAGTTAACCGCCGAATTCTGCGTCTGCACGCTGCCGCTGCCCATGCTGAAAAACCTGGAATCTGATCTGTCGGGTACGGTGAAGCGGGCGGCTGATTTTGTGCCCTACATCAAAACCGGCAAAATCGGTCTGCAATTCAAAAGGCGCTTCTGGGAAGAGGACGACTGGATTTACGGGGGCATCTCGCGCACCAACATGGACATCAATCAGATCTGGTATCCGTCGTTCGGCTTTCAGGGTAAGAAAGGTGTTCTGATTGGCTATTACAATTTCTATAGCCGCGCCGAAGCGATAGGGGCTATGCCGGTGGCTGAGCGCGAGAAACTAGCTCTAACCCAAGGCAGTAAAATTCACCCGCAATATCCATCCGAGTTTGAGAACTCATTCTCGCTGGCCTGGCACCGGGTGCCTTATAGCGGGGGCGGCTGGGCTACCTACGACGATGCGACGCGTCGGAAATATTATCCCGCCCTGCTGGAGCCCGACGACAATATCTACTTTGCCGGTGAGCACACCACTTATCTGACCGCCTGGATGGCGGGCGCTCTGACATCCGCCCGGCGGGCTGTGGAAGCAATCCATGCGCGAGTGGGCGAGTACACAAAAAAGTAA
- a CDS encoding pyridoxal phosphate-dependent aminotransferase, whose translation MASQLTRRDWLRASGLLTAGLSTGLRFAKAAPATYGQSVFVDEFAAVRGTNTATPPDTLPKLRARLLANENPLGIAPSAKEALVKAADIGNRYAWMEFAQLKQLIAADEGVSPKNIMMSPGSSDILMAAATHFAKGGGTILTSAMTYDDLLERAQKQGAKIVAVPMTKEYTYDLAAIKARITPDVKLVYIVNPNNPTGTVVPAADLEAFCREVAPKVPVFLDEAYIDFYEPADRPKLGKLVAEGQNVILARTFSKIHGFAGLRLGYAIAKPELLMAMKPYTNGEFAVSITTLMAGIASYQDKDWQNHCRAENAKARAFTTKALTDMGYDVIPSAANFILFPIRMKTKAFENQMFANGIGIQTRDFSGQPYCRVSVGTMDEMAMFMDGFKKVVG comes from the coding sequence ATGGCATCACAACTAACCCGCCGGGATTGGCTCCGCGCCAGTGGTCTGCTGACGGCTGGGCTAAGTACGGGGCTGCGGTTCGCTAAGGCGGCCCCAGCGACCTATGGTCAGTCGGTATTTGTCGATGAGTTTGCTGCCGTGCGCGGCACAAACACGGCTACCCCCCCCGATACGCTGCCCAAACTTCGGGCGCGGTTATTGGCGAATGAGAACCCACTCGGCATTGCTCCGAGTGCAAAGGAAGCGCTCGTAAAAGCCGCCGACATTGGTAACCGATATGCCTGGATGGAGTTTGCGCAACTGAAACAGCTTATTGCGGCCGATGAAGGTGTTTCGCCCAAAAACATCATGATGTCGCCAGGTTCATCGGATATTCTGATGGCGGCTGCTACCCATTTTGCCAAAGGTGGCGGTACAATTCTGACCAGCGCCATGACCTACGACGACCTGCTTGAACGGGCGCAGAAGCAGGGTGCCAAAATTGTGGCCGTACCCATGACGAAAGAGTATACGTACGACCTCGCAGCCATTAAGGCCAGAATTACCCCCGACGTGAAGCTGGTTTACATCGTGAACCCGAATAACCCAACCGGCACTGTTGTCCCGGCGGCTGATTTGGAAGCGTTCTGCCGGGAGGTAGCGCCTAAAGTGCCTGTGTTCCTTGACGAAGCCTATATCGATTTCTATGAACCCGCCGACCGGCCTAAGCTGGGTAAGCTGGTGGCCGAAGGACAGAATGTGATCCTGGCCCGGACGTTCTCCAAGATTCATGGCTTCGCAGGGCTGCGCCTGGGTTATGCTATTGCTAAGCCTGAACTGCTGATGGCGATGAAGCCCTATACCAATGGTGAATTTGCCGTTAGTATCACAACCCTGATGGCCGGTATCGCCAGTTACCAGGATAAAGACTGGCAGAATCACTGCCGGGCCGAGAACGCCAAAGCCCGGGCCTTCACCACTAAAGCCCTGACCGATATGGGCTATGACGTGATTCCATCAGCCGCCAACTTTATTCTGTTTCCCATTCGGATGAAGACCAAGGCATTTGAAAACCAGATGTTCGCCAATGGTATTGGTATTCAGACGCGGGACTTCAGCGGGCAGCCTTACTGCCGCGTCAGCGTCGGGACAATGGACGAGATGGCCATGTTTATGGATGGGTTTAAAAAAGTGGTAGGTTAA
- a CDS encoding M20/M25/M40 family metallo-hydrolase, whose product MKKAVLSVFIASCISPVFAQTILNRDPQIADLVSQVSADSLRAHVSGLVSFGTRHTLSTTADPRKGIGAARNWILGKFQQYAKQSGGRMTAQLDTWTLQPDGRRVDKPADMGNVMATLKGTDPNDTRVFIVQGHMDSRVTNVMNRESDAPGANDDGSGTAAVIELCRVMSKAQFSATIVFVTLTGEEQGLLGAEHLAERAVKEKWNLEAVLNNDIMGSNHSNETGIIDNTRLRVFSEGLPASLLKDSTGRIGQIRQFGNENDGKARTLARYLKEVGERYVENLEVVMVYRNDRYLRGGDHTPFVQRGFGAVRLTEMNENYDHQHQDLRTQNGTEFGDYAKFMDFEYLRKNTAVNLATLANLAKAPVVPQQVTIDVRNLTNSTALYWQAPKTGKVKGYYVLMRETHWPFWQKKIFTTKLGMTLPYSKDNYYFAVQSVSEDGNESLPVLPMPNLR is encoded by the coding sequence ATGAAAAAAGCGGTTCTCTCTGTTTTCATTGCTTCCTGCATTTCACCTGTTTTTGCCCAGACAATTCTGAATCGTGATCCGCAAATTGCTGACCTGGTCAGCCAGGTTTCGGCCGACAGCCTGCGGGCGCACGTTAGCGGTCTGGTCAGCTTCGGAACCCGGCATACACTCAGCACAACCGCCGACCCCCGAAAAGGTATTGGGGCCGCCCGGAACTGGATACTGGGTAAATTCCAGCAGTACGCCAAACAGTCGGGTGGGCGAATGACCGCCCAACTCGATACCTGGACGCTTCAGCCCGACGGTCGTCGCGTCGACAAACCCGCTGATATGGGGAATGTGATGGCTACTCTGAAAGGCACCGACCCGAACGATACGCGGGTGTTTATTGTGCAGGGCCACATGGACAGCCGCGTAACGAACGTCATGAATCGGGAATCCGACGCGCCGGGAGCCAACGACGATGGCTCGGGTACAGCCGCCGTCATTGAACTCTGCCGGGTGATGAGCAAAGCGCAGTTTTCGGCAACAATCGTCTTTGTAACCCTGACGGGTGAAGAGCAGGGGCTGCTGGGGGCCGAACACCTGGCCGAGCGGGCGGTAAAAGAAAAGTGGAATCTGGAGGCCGTGCTGAACAACGACATCATGGGCTCGAACCACAGCAACGAAACGGGTATCATCGACAACACCCGGCTGCGGGTTTTCAGTGAAGGCCTGCCCGCCAGTCTGCTGAAAGACAGCACCGGGCGGATTGGCCAGATCCGGCAGTTTGGGAATGAGAACGACGGAAAAGCCCGCACGCTGGCCCGGTATCTGAAAGAAGTGGGCGAACGCTACGTCGAGAATCTGGAGGTGGTGATGGTTTACCGGAACGACCGCTACCTGCGCGGGGGCGACCATACGCCGTTCGTACAACGCGGATTCGGGGCCGTTCGGCTGACCGAGATGAACGAAAATTACGATCATCAGCACCAGGACCTGCGGACCCAGAACGGCACTGAATTTGGCGACTACGCCAAATTCATGGATTTTGAGTACCTGCGTAAGAACACCGCCGTTAACCTCGCAACGCTGGCGAACCTGGCGAAGGCCCCGGTCGTGCCCCAACAGGTGACGATCGACGTTCGGAACCTGACGAACTCAACGGCACTTTACTGGCAGGCGCCCAAAACGGGCAAGGTAAAAGGCTATTACGTGCTGATGCGCGAAACCCATTGGCCTTTCTGGCAGAAAAAAATCTTTACGACCAAGCTGGGCATGACGCTGCCGTACTCGAAAGACAATTATTATTTCGCCGTGCAGTCGGTCAGCGAAGACGGTAACGAAAGTCTGCCGGTGCTGCCCATGCCCAATCTGCGCTAA
- a CDS encoding AbrB/MazE/SpoVT family DNA-binding domain-containing protein, whose protein sequence is MRLAVVSIGNSKGIRIPKAILDKYQIRDSVELELREDGLLLKPVRTPRDGWENSFRQMHENGDDRLPFPDEFTHEIWTSW, encoded by the coding sequence ATGCGGTTAGCCGTCGTGTCTATTGGCAATTCCAAAGGCATTCGTATTCCGAAAGCCATTCTCGATAAATACCAGATCCGGGATTCCGTCGAGCTTGAGCTGCGCGAGGATGGGTTACTGCTGAAGCCGGTACGTACTCCCCGCGACGGCTGGGAGAATTCCTTCCGGCAGATGCATGAAAATGGAGATGATCGTCTGCCGTTTCCCGATGAGTTCACCCATGAAATCTGGACCTCATGGTAA
- a CDS encoding type II toxin-antitoxin system PemK/MazF family toxin, with product MVINQYDVALVSSEPTAGGDVRPPRPCVIISPNEMNRQVDTLVVAPMTVTSKSYPSRVPVRSNGHTGWVVLDQIRTVDRQQVSQVLGRLSQDETDEIKQVIKELFVD from the coding sequence ATGGTAATTAATCAGTACGATGTTGCTCTGGTCAGCTCCGAACCAACCGCAGGCGGTGACGTCCGTCCACCCCGGCCGTGCGTGATCATTTCGCCCAACGAGATGAACCGGCAGGTCGATACGCTGGTTGTTGCGCCGATGACCGTTACGTCGAAATCCTATCCATCCCGCGTTCCGGTTCGTTCCAACGGGCACACGGGCTGGGTAGTCCTCGATCAGATCCGCACGGTTGACCGACAGCAAGTCAGCCAGGTACTTGGCAGGTTAAGCCAGGACGAAACTGACGAAATCAAACAAGTGATAAAGGAATTATTCGTTGACTGA